The following DNA comes from Mesoplodon densirostris isolate mMesDen1 chromosome 9, mMesDen1 primary haplotype, whole genome shotgun sequence.
AACTCCAGACCTGGGCCCCGTCCGTCACTTTGCTCCCCTCTCAGAAGCTGGGCACAGCCCCACGTGGACACCCCCATCAGAACAGGCTGCTCGCGGCGGGCCTCTGGCAGCTGGACTCCTTTTCTTTCGATGCTTCACAGCCGTCGTACCAGCTCGATGAGCTgctgaatgtttttgttttggttggaCAGGCCATTCCGGATGTTTTCCAGCAGGCACCTCTTCAACTCAAAAATGGCCTCACTGTAGCCCAAGCTCACAGCGGCCATGGGGGGCACTCCATGCCACAGGCCAGGGATGTGCCAAACGTGCTGCTTCTCAGGGTCACAAAAGGCCAGGCCCGCCAGCGTCCGGATCCCGCCGCCCTGATCCTCCATGTGCACCGTGGCTCTGCTCACATCCCTGGGCTCGTCCGGGAACTGCTTCCTGTCTCTTGGCTTGGAGCCGGGGGCAGACGCATCCTGAAGGCTCTGGTACACAAACTGATAGTTGGGCATGTGCCCTGTTTTCTCCAGCCTCAGGAACGCATGCAGGATAGCCGGCGGGATGTCCCTCGTTTCGGCTAAACTGACCACGGTGACGTCGCTCAGCCCCATGATCAGAGTGGCCAGGGAAGCCTCCTGCTCCAAGCTCTCCCCTGCCTCGGTCAGGGCTCCGCCTATCAAGCCCCCAGAGTGTATGACCAGGATGTGGTCACAGCCCAGGTCCTGGCTGAAGCTCTCGGCCACTGTCAGGAGCTGCATGAAGGCCCCTCGAGGAGCACGGCCCCTTCCCGTGGCAAACCGCAGCCCAAACATGGTGTTGAGGAGGGTGGACTTGCCTGTGCCCGGCACGCCGAGCACTGACAGGACGACCAGGCGCGACCTCCTGTCCAGGCGGACGTGCAGCTCCTTCAGGAGCCCCGTGACCCAGCGCAGGGGGGCGCTCAGGGTGTTCCCGTCGATCAGCTCCAGGGGGAGCCCCTTCAGCAGCAGTTCCAAGGCCAAGCCTGGGAAGTGCGCGAACCGCCTCTGCCCTGCCGGCAGCTTCCCGGCCTCCACGAGACAGCTTTCGGCCTCGTAGAACTGCCCCATCTCCCGCAGGAAGTGCTCCACCCCAAGGGGCTCCGGCCAGAGGGGCTCGCTGACGTCCACGGCCCCACGGTGCTTTGCTCTCAGGGTACGCATCGTCTCCGGAGACGGTCTTGGCCTTGGCTGGGCCGCCCGGGCCAGTCCCCACTCCATCCACCTCAGGAAGTACTGCTTCTCGCCCAGAGAGGGGCTGCTGATGCCCGAGATGAACTCCTGAAGCCCCCAGGCAGGGTCGTGGCCGTTCTGCTGCGTTCGAAGTTCCAGCAGCCGATGCCTCAGCTCAGCCCTGCACCTCTCAGGGGGGTCCCCAGCCCACTGGGCCTGGCAGAGCTCCCTCTCCACCTGGGCCGCCTTTCTCCACGGGTCCCCCTGGAGCCACAGCTCGGCCCGGCGGTAGGCGTCCGAGTCCTGGATCTTCCTGGTGATCTGCTCCATCCGGTCCTTCGCCCGCTGGCACTCGTCGCAGTCCTCGTCGACCTTTAGCCCCAGCTTACGGGCCGCGTGCGCCATGTCCTCCACGGATACCCtcctgcagggggcccgggtcaCGTGCGCCACGATGGCGCGGACCCGGCGCACGAAGCCCGCGCTGTCCGTGCTGCTGACCTTCACCAGGACGTGCGAGGGGTCCATCTTCAGCACGGGGATTAACCTGTTGAGAAGCCGCAGGTTTGTGTTTCGCTTCCCGCGGTAAGGGCTCAGGATGAAGTAGTATTGCGTGGCCGACCCCTTCATGGAGCACAGCAGCTTGTATTCTTTCTTGCTGATGTTGTCGGTCAAGATGAACACGGCCGAGGAGATTTCCGCCAAGAGCTTAAACTGCAGCCAGTGAGAGCCGATGTCACCTCTCAGGTTGAGAAAGGCCACGGGCTCTGGGAAAATGTCCAAGTCCTCCCTGCCACTGGGAAGAAACCAGGAAATCTCCACCAGCCCATCCGCAATCTCCCGAGGGTTGGTGCCCAAGTTCAGATCCCGATGCCAGAAACAGTCCCGCTGCCTGTGGCCAGGGCTGAGCACGGCGTTGAGAAGCTGGGACTTGGAGTTGCTGCTGACCTCCATGCGCACGAAGGCGAAGGCGGGCGTTCGCGACAGGACCACGCTGTCTTCTCTGAAGCTGCCCACCGCCCTTGGGGGCTGTGACCCCCATGTCCGCACAGTCCCCCTCATGGCCCACAGCAGAAACGTGTGGTAGTGGTTTTCTGGGTCGGGCAGAACGAGAGGGAGTGCAAACTGGCAGAGGGACATTTTGAGCACGATTTCTTGTTGCAGGAAACTATCCGAGGAAAGCAGAAGGGCACAGAGAAGGTCCAAGGGGTTCACAGGCGTATCGGGTGTTGGCAGCTCAGAGAAGGAATAGATGTCCGCAGAGATGTCATCGGCCGTGTCCCAGTAGATGATCTCCTCTTCCACCTGGCTCTCCTTCTCCACAGGCCTGGTGTCCGGGGGTACGTCCAGCACCATGGTGGTGTTCCTGGCTTCGGCGTTGAGGGCCTGCAGCTTCCTGAGGAAATTCCAGGGCAAGTCTTTGGGAGCCTGTGGAGCCCAGTTCTTCATGCTGTCACTACTGATCTGCAAGGAGTCCTGGAGGCTGAGTTTCTGTGCCTGGTATGTCTCTAGTCCCAAGAGGGACAGCATTTCTTGTAGTCTGCTCCTCTCCACTGTGGGGAGAAATGAAGATGTCAGCACTTAGCCTGCGTGTCAGGGACCCAGGttagaggtggggagggaagagccCAGCCTGGCATGTAGGAGGTGGCCTCCTTCAGGGTAAAATGCAGGCACCCCCAGGCCACCTGAGACCAAGACAGAAGTAACATCACCCACCCCAGATTCAAGTGGGGTCGGCAACGTGTGACatgaagagggaagagaaaaggacGCCTGCGGCAACTGTTAAGAATTGGGAGGATCTATGTAAAAAAATGTCTGGTTTCTCTTGAAACGTCCGAGACTGAGCAACACGAAGCCCAAATTTAATTGGCTGGAGTGAGCAGCTGTGCACCCTAGATGTGGAACACAGGCCCCATTCTCTGGCCACGCCTCCACTCCCTCCAAGATACTCCTGTGCTTCTGGCCCAGCAGTGGATTCCCTAACCCTGTCACCAGAAATTCCCCATAGGGCACACaatcactgattcactttggttcTCTGGTTAATGTTCTTTGCTCTTTACAGACGAGTTGGAAAATGTGTAAAGGAAACAGGGAGTTACTACTGGGTACAGAGTAACAGAAATCACAGATAaataacattttgcaaaactgagGTCAATAATATGGTTTTAAATTCTCACTGATAAACATATTTGGTAGAAATTATCACAAGTCTGTGCTTATTTGTTCAGATTTTCAACCATAACATCCAATACAGTATGAATTCTTACAAGCACTAGATGCTCAGGACAGTAAGGCCACCTGCAAAGGTTTCATCCACCGACCCCGTTCTTGGCCACGGCCTCTTATCCATTTTCATTGCATATAATTTCCTGCATATAATTGGTAAACTTTAAATGGTAAGtctattaacaaaataaatcaatACAAATCCTGCTGAGCTCCAGGATTCTCTCCATTCTTTTCTCAAAAGAGGAAGCTACTATGTCTGTGATGCTACCTTAAATGTGGATATAAACCACAGGAGGAAGCACAGGTGATCAGCCCTCTTCTTGTTTCCCAGGAAGTCATATGATGGGTTCAGGACCATGCCTGGTGAACAGCAGGACTCAAAGCACTGGAAAAGAGGGGTCTCATTCCCCTGTAGGGGTCCACTTGCTGCCTAATGTATCTCTTCAGAAACTCCACCCTCCACAGGGGCTGAGAGAGTTCTGTGGGCTGTGCCACCACCCCAGAGAGTACAGGAGCTGGCAAACTTGTTGCAGAAACAAAAGAACTCTATGGGGAGAGAGACTGTAGTAGAAATCCATCATATATGTAACTCGGGTTTCTAAGTGTTGCCTGAATGAAATCAGGGACACTGTTTTTCTTATCCAGACAGAGAACAACTGTTCTTCAGTAGCATGGTAGCTAAGTGCGACAGGGAAAAGCCAGAGCAAACACACCTATTAATATATGCACTCATGCCCAGTCCGGGACCCTTGGCAGATCTATTATTGAAATCACTGGATCAGACGAAAGATTCCCAGACTTGGATGTGCTTTAGAATCACtttgggaacttgttaaaaataagaTTTCTCGGCTTTACTTCCAAAGATACAAACTCTCTGTGTTAACTCTGTATGGTAACAGGTCCCCGGGGAGTTGTCTGTCTGGCAATATTATTTATGGCACATAAAGGGTTAATGGACTAGCAGTGATTTTGATGCAGTCAGGGGTTGGAACTACCAGCCCAGATGATGTCTTCCTTCAATAGGACAGGCAACGAGAGCAGAGAGAAGAAACATACCTGTTGGAAAGTCACTGTCCTGAGCCTCATTCGGACCAtctaaaaaaaagcaaaggaaaatgaaGTGTCAATCAAATCAGGTGGCTTGAATTGACACAAATTAATTTTGTGTCAGAACCCTCTCTCTTCCTTACTAAGATAGCAACTTCTTCCAATTGTTCAAAATCTAAAATCCCAGTTATTGTTCACTTTGCCCTCTTTCCCCAATCCAATCTGTTGCCAGATCCTGTAGTTTCTCCCTCCATAATGAAACTCACCATCATCTCCTTCCATTTCTCTCCATTCCAAATCTGGAAGGAAAAAACATTCACACACAGTTAGTTTCATCAGCAAGTTAGGACCCTTCTACCAAAAAGTTCAAGTGAAGAGCTGGTAGCTAATGTTTATTTTGAATACTATTATTAGCTTTGGTTTTTCCTAcataaatttcatttgtttacaaCCCCAAAAATGACACAAAGTTGTAATAGCTACACACAAAATAATGATTTGCTCTATGATATACTCCTTGTAAAATTTACtaaattttgtgaaaataaaatataaataacttcaTGAAACATACATAGATTAATCTTTGATTTtagaaactatttaaaatataagttgaTATAAATTCTTTGGTTTAATTTCAAGATTACCTCctacaaactttatttttattctagcaTAAGGAGTTCCTGTTATCACTTCAAATGATGCACATGTATGGGGGGAGGGCATAGAGTGGGGAATAGCTACAACTTACAAGTAGACATACTTGTTCAAAGTCTCTAACAGCATACTGTATTCATCAACACTAAGTACTTTTAATTACTGAATTATTTAATTTAGTGCTATTCAGATATTTACATCGGGAAAAAAGACCGTAAAACCCTAGATTTGCTAGCAAAAGGGGAATGATGGGAGCAAGACTTCtctgtacatatttttattgtttcaacTTTTGATCAAAGTAAAAGTATCacctatttcaaaattaaaattttatttttttttttgcggtgcgcgggcctctcactgttgtggcctctcccgttacggagcacaggctccggacgcgcaggctcagcggccatggctcatgggcccagccactccgcggcatgtgggatcctcccggaccggggcacgaacccgtatcccctgcatcggcaggcggactcccaaccactgcgccaccagggaagccctaaaattgtatttttaacagcCTATAAATCAGGAAAAAATTATGACAGTTCCAGATTTATTCTCTCATGATTTCCATATAATCAGATAGATAAACAATTCAGTCTTCTTTAATCATATCTCTGGGAGATACACATGAAGagctggaaagagaaaaacaagagaagaggaagggggcTTTGGAGAGCATGAGCATGAACATACTAGAGAAAACACAGATGATTCATATAGATTGAACCATAGTGTTGAGCAGTCTAAAGATTATTTTATTCACAGTGGACAAAAGACATCAGAAGAATACTTCCAAGGAGCCTAAAATGCCATCTGAGAAGTTACAATGGTTAAAGACGAGAACGGGACACCTAGGGAAGCCTGAGATGGGATCAAGGTGGCTCTGAGAGAGTAGTTTTGAGCTGGAAGCAAGGAATAAACTTCAGACCCAGAGAAGACAGGGCCTTGCTTTGCTAGTAACAGGAGATAGCTCTGATTTGGAACAGAGAGATAATAGGTGGATAAAGTCAACGTGGATAAATAGGTGGATAAAGTCAAGCACAAAGTGGCTGAAGGTCACGCTGTCAGACGAAGGAAATCGATGATGAGGCGTGGGAGGGCTTCTGAGTAGAGAACACTGGAAGCCAAGATAACCATTGGTCACCAGCAGACTACAGAAGAGGCAGAAGAGGAGGCACAGGGCTTCAGCCAAGGACACAAGTCAGCAGCAAATACAGGAGGCCAGCAAGGGCTTGGTACTGTGGGCCAAGGTCTCCACTATATTTTCTGTTGGACAAGAACTGGTCAGGGTGGGACAGGCTTGGGTTCCAACCCAGTGGGGATGTTGGGCTCAAATGGAACACAAGGGGCAGAATGTGGACAGGACCTACCACTGAAATGAACTCTAAGTGGGGCAATTAAAACCATCTCAGCCATCAAATTGAATGACTgtttttttcaattattaaagTAGCCAGTACTCATGCTGTAGAGTTTTTCACCACATTTTGGAATGTTTGTTATTGGGCAGTAAATGGATAGTTAAGACACTATTTGACACGTTGGGGCTGTTAGTGTTAAGAATGAGCTATGGACaccaacatgcaaaagaatgaagttgaactcctacctcacaccatatataaaaattaactcaaaatgtatcagtGACCTAAATatgagctaaaaccataaaactcttagaggaagacatgaGGGTAAATCTTCATAACCTtgaatttggcaatggattcttaggtatgacaccaaaagcacaggccacaaaagaaaaaacacataaactggacttcattaaagtAAAAATCTGTATGCATCAAAgaacattatcaagaaagtgaaagacaacctacggagtggagaaaatatgtgcacatCATATGTGATTGGGTctagtatctagaatacataaacaACTCTCACAACTTcataacaaaaaagacaaaaaaaactcaattaaaaaatggacagggcttccctggtggcgcagtggttgagagtccgcctgccaatgcaggggacgtgggttcgtgcccctgtccgggaagatcccacatgccacagagcggctgggcccgtgagccatggccgctgagcctgcgcgtccggagcctgtgctccgcaacgggagagaccacaacagtgagaggcccgcgtaccgcaaaaaaaaaaaaaaaaaaaaaatgggcaaagaacttgaatagacatttctcccaaaagatatacagatggccaacaagcacataaaatgatgctcaacatcattactcactagggaaatcaaatcaaaaccacagtgagataccactgcacacctactaggatggtgattttaaaaaaaggatggaaaataacaagtattgacaGGATGGGgaaaaactggaacccttgtatCTTTCTGGTGGGACTGTAAGTGGTGCAGCTGCTGGGGAAACAGTTTGGctcttcctcaaaaagttaaacacagactTACCATTTGAGTGAGTAATTCCACTCAGAGGTGTATACccagaagaactgaaaacagggactcaaaaCAAGTACAGGTACATGCATGTCCATAGATAGCATCACTGTTCACAATGCcccaaatgtggaaacaacccagatgtctgtcagcagatgaatggataaacaaaatgtggtctacccatgcaatagaatattattcaaccttaaaaaggaacaaCATGGACGAACCCCAAAACACAATGCTGGGTGAAAGAAACTAAACAAAAGAGGGCCCATATTGTACGACTCCATTTATAGGAAAAtacagaatagataaacaaaggcTTAACATAGATTGGTGGTTCCTATAGGgactgggaggaaggagggatgggAGAAACTGCCTAACGGATACCCAGTTTTACTTtcaagtgatggaaatgttttggaaaTGAATAGATAAGTGGTGATTTcacaactttgtgaatgtactaaatgtcatAGAATTATTCGCTGTAAAATGTTTTcccaatatttttcctttttaaaagttgtgttaaaatacacataatataaaatttactgtcttaaacatttttaagtgtacaggtcagtggcattaaatatattcacattgttgcatagccatcaccaccatccatccccataACTCTATTCATCTTGTACATACGAAAttctatacctattaaacaataactcctcaatctcccctctccccagcccctggcaaccaccattataTTATACTTTCTGactttatgattttgactacttaACTCACATAAGTGGACGCAtacattatttatctttttgtgactggcttatttcacttaacataatgttctcaaggttcatccatgctgtagcatgtgtcagaatttccttccttttaaagtctgaataatattctgttgtatgtatataccacattttggtagtccattcattcactgatggacacttaggttgcttccatgttttagttACTGTGATTAATGATGCTATGAACCTGGGTATACAAATCTCTTTGAGACATTGCTTTTGATtttttggggtatatacccagatgtggaattgctggatcatatggtagctctatttttaattttttgaggagcctccatactgttttccacagtggtttcaccattttacatttccaccaacagtgcacaagggttccagtttctccacatctttgccaacccatgttcttttctgttatttttatagtagccatcctaatgggtgtgaggtggtatctcattgtagttttgatttgcatttccctaatgtaaTTAGTGATGTAGAACATCTTTTAGAGTGcttattgtccatttgtatatcttctttggagaaatgtctattcaaggaCTTTGCCCATGTttgaatcaggttttttttttattgttaagtttTAGGAGTTCTCCATATATTctgatattaatcctttatcagatatatgattgcaaatattttctcccactctgtgggcTGCTTATACTCTGTGGATAGTGTCTTTTTGAtgcacaaattttttaaatttccatgaagtccaatttgtatattttttcttttgttgcaggAGCCTTTGGTGTTACATTCAAGAAACTGTAGCCAT
Coding sequences within:
- the URGCP gene encoding up-regulator of cell proliferation isoform X1, translated to MASPGHSDLGEVVPEIKASERRTAVAIADLEWREMEGDDDGPNEAQDSDFPTVERSRLQEMLSLLGLETYQAQKLSLQDSLQISSDSMKNWAPQAPKDLPWNFLRKLQALNAEARNTTMVLDVPPDTRPVEKESQVEEEIIYWDTADDISADIYSFSELPTPDTPVNPLDLLCALLLSSDSFLQQEIVLKMSLCQFALPLVLPDPENHYHTFLLWAMRGTVRTWGSQPPRAVGSFREDSVVLSRTPAFAFVRMEVSSNSKSQLLNAVLSPGHRQRDCFWHRDLNLGTNPREIADGLVEISWFLPSGREDLDIFPEPVAFLNLRGDIGSHWLQFKLLAEISSAVFILTDNISKKEYKLLCSMKGSATQYYFILSPYRGKRNTNLRLLNRLIPVLKMDPSHVLVKVSSTDSAGFVRRVRAIVAHVTRAPCRRVSVEDMAHAARKLGLKVDEDCDECQRAKDRMEQITRKIQDSDAYRRAELWLQGDPWRKAAQVERELCQAQWAGDPPERCRAELRHRLLELRTQQNGHDPAWGLQEFISGISSPSLGEKQYFLRWMEWGLARAAQPRPRPSPETMRTLRAKHRGAVDVSEPLWPEPLGVEHFLREMGQFYEAESCLVEAGKLPAGQRRFAHFPGLALELLLKGLPLELIDGNTLSAPLRWVTGLLKELHVRLDRRSRLVVLSVLGVPGTGKSTLLNTMFGLRFATGRGRAPRGAFMQLLTVAESFSQDLGCDHILVIHSGGLIGGALTEAGESLEQEASLATLIMGLSDVTVVSLAETRDIPPAILHAFLRLEKTGHMPNYQFVYQSLQDASAPGSKPRDRKQFPDEPRDVSRATVHMEDQGGGIRTLAGLAFCDPEKQHVWHIPGLWHGVPPMAAVSLGYSEAIFELKRCLLENIRNGLSNQNKNIQQLIELVRRL
- the URGCP gene encoding up-regulator of cell proliferation isoform X2, which encodes MEGDDDGPNEAQDSDFPTVERSRLQEMLSLLGLETYQAQKLSLQDSLQISSDSMKNWAPQAPKDLPWNFLRKLQALNAEARNTTMVLDVPPDTRPVEKESQVEEEIIYWDTADDISADIYSFSELPTPDTPVNPLDLLCALLLSSDSFLQQEIVLKMSLCQFALPLVLPDPENHYHTFLLWAMRGTVRTWGSQPPRAVGSFREDSVVLSRTPAFAFVRMEVSSNSKSQLLNAVLSPGHRQRDCFWHRDLNLGTNPREIADGLVEISWFLPSGREDLDIFPEPVAFLNLRGDIGSHWLQFKLLAEISSAVFILTDNISKKEYKLLCSMKGSATQYYFILSPYRGKRNTNLRLLNRLIPVLKMDPSHVLVKVSSTDSAGFVRRVRAIVAHVTRAPCRRVSVEDMAHAARKLGLKVDEDCDECQRAKDRMEQITRKIQDSDAYRRAELWLQGDPWRKAAQVERELCQAQWAGDPPERCRAELRHRLLELRTQQNGHDPAWGLQEFISGISSPSLGEKQYFLRWMEWGLARAAQPRPRPSPETMRTLRAKHRGAVDVSEPLWPEPLGVEHFLREMGQFYEAESCLVEAGKLPAGQRRFAHFPGLALELLLKGLPLELIDGNTLSAPLRWVTGLLKELHVRLDRRSRLVVLSVLGVPGTGKSTLLNTMFGLRFATGRGRAPRGAFMQLLTVAESFSQDLGCDHILVIHSGGLIGGALTEAGESLEQEASLATLIMGLSDVTVVSLAETRDIPPAILHAFLRLEKTGHMPNYQFVYQSLQDASAPGSKPRDRKQFPDEPRDVSRATVHMEDQGGGIRTLAGLAFCDPEKQHVWHIPGLWHGVPPMAAVSLGYSEAIFELKRCLLENIRNGLSNQNKNIQQLIELVRRL